The following coding sequences lie in one Sedimentibacter sp. MB35-C1 genomic window:
- a CDS encoding DUF998 domain-containing protein produces MIFDNNKVLSAILLIAVLGDFIVPYTLAPFYKGYSHSTFVMSSLGNPNSPVHKIYNFWLILLGVLLLLSSKLIYIKYQFISTGLTISVIMLLSTFAIGAGIISGLFSVNESKEVVTTASKVHGVGASIGFIFLLFVPLMLSILSFKGKIICDGIIFLVCFILAFIFFILFIAAEKPKFKNTIIAREGMWQRLTLLFMYMPLICIAISELMCIK; encoded by the coding sequence ATGATTTTTGATAATAACAAAGTGTTAAGTGCCATATTATTAATAGCTGTTTTAGGAGACTTTATAGTTCCATATACTCTTGCTCCATTTTATAAAGGTTATTCACATTCAACTTTTGTTATGAGCTCTTTAGGAAATCCTAATAGTCCAGTACATAAAATATATAATTTTTGGTTAATTCTTCTAGGGGTATTATTATTGTTATCCAGTAAATTAATATATATTAAATATCAGTTTATTTCTACAGGGCTAACAATTTCTGTTATTATGTTGTTGAGCACTTTTGCAATAGGAGCAGGAATAATTTCAGGGTTATTCAGTGTCAATGAAAGTAAAGAGGTTGTCACAACAGCATCAAAGGTTCATGGAGTTGGTGCATCAATTGGTTTTATATTTTTGTTATTTGTACCTTTAATGCTATCGATACTTTCCTTCAAAGGTAAAATTATATGTGACGGAATAATATTTCTTGTATGTTTTATTTTAGCTTTTATTTTTTTTATATTATTTATTGCAGCAGAAAAACCAAAATTTAAGAATACTATAATTGCAAGAGAGGGCATGTGGCAAAGGCTAACATTATTATTTATGTATATGCCCTTAATTTGCATTGCTATTTCGGAATTGATGTGCATAAAATAA
- a CDS encoding MATE family efflux transporter, with translation MQLESSNEFLGKEPIGKLLRKLAIPTITAQLINMMYNIIDRMYIGHMPNNGALALTGVGVCMPIIMIITAFAMLISSGGAPRASIMMGEGDVDEAEKVLGNSFTFQIIISIILTIVLLIWNRDILMVFGASENTIQYATAYMSVYAIGTFFVQTTLGMNAFLTAQGFAKTAMISVLIGAITNIVLDPIFIYALNMGVSGAALATIISQFLSSVWIILFLTGNNTILKIRLSNMRLKAIYILPSLALGLGSFIMSASESLLAVCFNSSLLKHGGDVAVGAMTIIVSVLQFAMLPLQGLAQGAQPISSYNFGAKNSQRVKDTFKLLLKISLGFSTIIWLMIMLFPQLFIRIFTDNSGLMSFSISAIRTYFTVMFIFGVQIACQMTFISIGNAKSSIIVAVVRKFVLLIPLIYIMPQIFKNNQVLAVYAAEPVADIIAVIFTAILFTVQFKKSLNSLVSFY, from the coding sequence ATGCAACTTGAGAGCAGCAATGAATTTTTAGGCAAAGAACCAATAGGAAAACTTCTACGAAAGCTGGCAATACCAACTATAACTGCACAGCTTATAAATATGATGTATAACATAATTGACCGTATGTACATTGGGCATATGCCAAATAACGGCGCTCTTGCCCTAACAGGTGTAGGTGTATGTATGCCAATAATTATGATAATAACTGCATTTGCCATGCTTATTTCCTCCGGCGGTGCTCCCCGTGCTTCAATTATGATGGGGGAAGGAGATGTTGATGAAGCAGAGAAGGTTCTCGGCAACAGTTTTACATTTCAAATTATTATATCTATAATTTTAACAATTGTACTGTTGATTTGGAATCGTGATATTTTAATGGTGTTCGGTGCAAGTGAAAACACTATTCAATACGCCACGGCATATATGAGCGTTTATGCCATCGGTACATTTTTTGTTCAAACCACATTAGGTATGAATGCATTTTTAACTGCACAGGGCTTTGCAAAAACAGCAATGATTTCTGTGTTGATTGGTGCAATTACAAATATAGTATTAGATCCTATTTTTATATATGCTCTGAATATGGGTGTCAGCGGTGCGGCACTTGCAACAATAATTTCGCAATTTTTATCTTCTGTTTGGATAATACTTTTTTTGACCGGAAATAATACCATACTAAAAATACGACTGTCAAACATGCGCTTAAAAGCAATTTATATTTTGCCAAGTCTTGCCTTAGGTCTTGGATCATTTATTATGTCCGCAAGCGAAAGCCTTCTTGCCGTTTGCTTCAACTCTTCACTGCTGAAGCATGGAGGAGATGTAGCTGTGGGAGCCATGACAATTATTGTCAGCGTTCTACAATTTGCAATGCTTCCCCTACAAGGCCTCGCTCAGGGAGCTCAGCCTATTTCAAGCTACAATTTCGGTGCAAAGAATTCCCAAAGAGTAAAGGACACATTTAAACTTTTATTAAAAATAAGCCTTGGTTTTTCTACAATCATATGGCTGATGATTATGCTGTTCCCTCAGCTTTTTATCCGTATTTTTACTGACAACTCAGGGCTTATGAGTTTTTCAATCAGCGCAATAAGAACATATTTTACTGTTATGTTTATATTTGGAGTACAGATTGCTTGTCAAATGACATTTATATCAATAGGAAACGCTAAGTCTTCAATAATTGTTGCCGTAGTTAGAAAATTCGTTCTTCTCATACCGCTAATATATATAATGCCGCAGATTTTCAAGAACAATCAGGTGTTGGCAGTTTATGCGGCAGAGCCTGTTGCCGATATAATCGCTGTAATATTTACAGCAATTTTATTTACAGTACAGTTTAAAAAGAGTTTAAATTCATTAGTGAGTTTCTATTAA
- a CDS encoding SpoIIE family protein phosphatase, which translates to MTEKNFNTLEINETIAYMIDDHFLVCSLDGRIIFSNRAMQSYLGYTDNELKQKKFLDIVADFQINKTKSFIADTTEKPSEPEELLLKGKQGHIKLHVRTFKKNNYIYIYGNEKYAEYEKIRKKLDVEIANAIKIHKQSLPESLPSSENISFASLYIPAQELGGDLFDVFKVDNGLLNDYFEQYVCFAADVSGHGLDSAMLAIFVKDTIRSYFTLKHIPGQVLSPKEIMEFFVEQYMNEGYPVEYLVCIFLSVFDLRTNELTYCNAGFHMCPVLIRNNGYVTELNKASLPVSTAIGTDLYKYADQSLPLSPEMTLFIMSDGLPEQRSNNEFYETRLKKLFTEIYKLKPDDIVKKVHKDFNDFLKLEKINDDITLVVVKLS; encoded by the coding sequence ATGACGGAGAAAAATTTTAATACACTGGAAATAAATGAAACTATAGCTTATATGATTGATGATCATTTTTTGGTTTGTAGCTTAGATGGAAGAATTATTTTCTCCAACAGGGCTATGCAGTCATATTTGGGCTATACTGACAATGAACTAAAACAAAAAAAATTTTTGGACATTGTTGCTGACTTTCAGATAAATAAAACTAAATCTTTTATTGCAGACACAACGGAAAAACCTTCTGAGCCGGAAGAATTATTATTAAAAGGCAAGCAAGGACATATTAAACTTCATGTAAGGACATTTAAAAAGAATAACTACATATATATTTACGGCAACGAAAAATATGCCGAGTATGAAAAAATACGTAAAAAGCTGGATGTTGAAATTGCAAATGCCATTAAAATTCATAAGCAGTCTCTTCCAGAAAGCCTTCCAAGCTCAGAAAATATCTCTTTTGCCTCCTTGTATATTCCGGCGCAGGAACTGGGCGGGGATTTGTTCGATGTATTTAAAGTAGACAACGGGTTGCTTAATGATTATTTTGAACAATATGTATGCTTTGCGGCTGACGTATCGGGACATGGACTTGACAGTGCAATGCTGGCTATTTTTGTTAAGGATACTATAAGAAGCTACTTTACACTAAAACATATACCAGGGCAGGTGCTATCACCTAAAGAAATTATGGAATTTTTTGTCGAGCAGTATATGAATGAAGGATATCCGGTAGAATATCTTGTCTGCATTTTTTTATCCGTATTTGATTTAAGGACAAATGAGCTGACTTATTGTAATGCGGGATTTCACATGTGTCCCGTACTTATAAGAAACAATGGATATGTAACAGAGTTGAACAAAGCAAGTCTCCCGGTTTCAACTGCAATAGGCACAGACTTGTACAAGTATGCAGACCAGTCTCTGCCCTTGTCTCCGGAAATGACGCTGTTTATTATGTCTGACGGACTGCCGGAGCAAAGATCAAACAATGAATTTTATGAGACCAGGCTTAAAAAGCTGTTTACTGAAATATATAAGCTGAAGCCCGATGACATAGTAAAAAAAGTCCACAAAGATTTTAATGATTTTCTAAAACTTGAAAAAATCAATGATGATATAACATTAGTTGTGGTAAAATTATCATAG
- a CDS encoding amidohydrolase family protein, protein MLNNTAIQGNAFYCIDFNKIKYVNNGIFCVNNEGYIEEVYEEGHKDYDLIRSKYLKSGKLRILSDSEVMLPGFVDLHIHASQWPQAGTALDRPLETWLGEYTFPLESKFKDLEFANEVYRDVVNTTLRHGTTSAMYFATADRESSTLLASLCGELGQRGLVGKVVMDDPNSNLEFYRDASPEEAVYETEKFINEVLEIQNLYKQKVYPVVTPRFIPSCTSEALTELGRLAKKYDVHIQTHCSESDWAHQFAKDKYGVSDTQALDNFGLITEKTVIAHAPFLEPDDLKIITNKKTSIAHSPLSNAYFANAVLPFKDFSSRGVNIGMATDISGGYSPSMYQSIRQAVISSRMLQEGVNPSLCRDERGRSCSSITINNAFYSATAAGGTALNLPIGKLDKGYSFDVQIINIENNIPRFYKEKNPEDLLHKILLLSESSNIKEVWVQGSRVR, encoded by the coding sequence ATGCTTAATAACACAGCTATTCAAGGCAATGCTTTTTATTGTATAGATTTCAACAAAATCAAATATGTTAACAATGGTATATTTTGTGTAAACAATGAAGGTTATATAGAGGAAGTTTACGAAGAAGGGCATAAAGATTACGATTTAATTAGATCTAAGTATTTAAAGAGTGGAAAATTAAGAATACTTTCCGATTCGGAAGTTATGCTTCCGGGATTTGTGGATTTACATATTCACGCTTCTCAATGGCCACAGGCAGGTACCGCTTTAGACAGGCCCCTTGAGACATGGCTTGGTGAATATACCTTTCCTTTGGAATCAAAGTTTAAGGATTTAGAATTTGCAAACGAAGTATATCGAGATGTGGTTAATACTACACTAAGGCATGGCACAACTTCAGCAATGTATTTTGCTACTGCAGATAGAGAATCGTCCACATTATTAGCAAGCTTATGTGGAGAATTGGGGCAGCGCGGTTTGGTTGGAAAAGTTGTAATGGATGATCCAAATAGTAATTTAGAGTTCTATAGGGATGCTTCTCCGGAGGAAGCTGTTTATGAAACTGAAAAGTTTATAAATGAAGTATTAGAAATACAAAATTTATACAAGCAGAAGGTTTATCCTGTTGTAACACCAAGATTTATTCCAAGCTGTACTTCCGAAGCTTTAACGGAGTTAGGGAGGTTAGCAAAGAAGTATGATGTTCATATACAGACCCACTGCAGTGAAAGTGACTGGGCACATCAATTTGCCAAAGATAAGTATGGTGTAAGTGATACACAAGCATTAGATAATTTTGGCTTAATAACTGAGAAAACAGTTATTGCACATGCGCCATTTTTAGAACCTGATGATTTAAAGATTATAACTAATAAAAAAACAAGTATAGCACATAGTCCATTGTCAAATGCTTACTTTGCAAATGCTGTACTACCTTTTAAGGATTTTAGCAGCAGGGGTGTTAACATAGGGATGGCAACAGATATATCAGGGGGCTACAGTCCAAGCATGTATCAATCTATAAGGCAAGCTGTAATATCTTCAAGAATGCTGCAAGAAGGTGTTAATCCTTCGCTGTGTCGTGACGAGAGAGGGCGATCATGCTCTTCTATAACTATTAATAATGCTTTTTACTCTGCTACCGCAGCAGGTGGCACAGCGCTGAATTTACCAATAGGAAAACTTGATAAAGGCTATTCATTTGATGTACAAATAATAAACATAGAAAATAATATACCAAGATTCTACAAAGAAAAAAATCCTGAAGATTTGCTTCATAAAATACTGCTACTGTCAGAGTCATCTAATATAAAAGAAGTGTGGGTTCAAGGAAGCAGAGTAAGATGA
- a CDS encoding MerR family transcriptional regulator: MLRIGDFSKLSRISIRMLRHYDEIGLLIPKTTDSFTGYRHYGEDQLPTAGRITSLKDMGFSLSAIGEILKSYDNPQALAEFLTIKYAEVLEETKETNRRLLLLDTAIQRMRKDETAMNYNVSLKTLPERYVASVRKTIPSYEHEGMLWGILMQETAMLKMQDGDPCYTMAIFHDGEYKESDVDVEVQKSVKGKYSNTENVIFKTEPPIEIASAIYKGSYEKVDEVNETVATWVRDNGYDFDGLSFNIYHVSPHETQNPNEYVTEVCYPVKKK; this comes from the coding sequence ATGTTAAGAATAGGTGATTTTTCGAAATTATCAAGGATTAGTATACGAATGCTACGGCATTACGATGAAATCGGTTTGCTTATACCAAAGACGACTGATAGCTTCACTGGATACCGACATTATGGTGAAGATCAACTGCCAACAGCGGGTAGGATTACATCTTTAAAGGATATGGGTTTTAGTCTTTCTGCCATTGGAGAAATTCTCAAAAGCTATGATAATCCACAGGCACTGGCTGAATTCTTGACAATAAAATATGCAGAAGTCCTAGAAGAGACTAAAGAAACAAACCGTCGTTTACTGCTTCTTGATACAGCCATTCAAAGAATGAGAAAGGATGAAACTGCTATGAATTACAATGTGTCTTTAAAAACTTTACCTGAGCGATATGTTGCAAGCGTAAGAAAAACAATTCCTTCTTATGAGCATGAGGGAATGTTATGGGGAATCTTAATGCAGGAAACTGCAATGCTTAAAATGCAGGATGGCGATCCTTGCTACACCATGGCTATCTTCCATGATGGAGAGTACAAGGAGTCTGATGTGGATGTAGAGGTTCAGAAATCTGTTAAAGGCAAATATTCTAATACAGAAAATGTGATTTTTAAAACTGAACCTCCGATAGAGATTGCTTCTGCAATCTACAAGGGAAGCTATGAAAAAGTAGATGAAGTAAATGAAACTGTAGCTACTTGGGTAAGAGATAATGGATATGATTTTGATGGACTATCCTTCAATATCTATCATGTCAGCCCACATGAAACACAAAACCCGAATGAATACGTCACTGAGGTTTGCTATCCCGTTAAAAAGAAATAA
- a CDS encoding AraC family transcriptional regulator: protein MHAWEQIQQTIEFIEDHLGEEINIESLAKTAALSPFYYQRLFSRLVKKPVAEYVKLRRMAKATEILCQKDMRILDIALELGFSSHKLFSRTFKDTFGMTPDEYRKNPQTLNRMTKPELLLRYTLIDEGVPLITDGIVLEINRRQLTEPIQFIGLKKKMPAQFVEGLGIESGVNALDTLWRKFHNQKTAELGLAADAEEIGVSYPCTDTKFFNYFAGAKAETTAITNSCANWELPKGDYIVCSFEAENFELLVMDALHKSNQYLFSTWLPKHNLQIEPFGAERYKSHTPETTSMEIWLKIAK from the coding sequence ATGCACGCATGGGAACAAATACAGCAAACCATAGAATTTATTGAGGACCATTTAGGCGAGGAAATTAATATTGAAAGCCTTGCAAAGACAGCAGCACTTTCCCCATTTTATTATCAAAGACTTTTCAGTCGATTAGTGAAAAAACCCGTGGCAGAATATGTGAAACTGCGACGTATGGCAAAAGCAACAGAAATACTGTGCCAAAAAGACATGCGTATCTTAGATATTGCTTTGGAGCTTGGCTTTTCATCGCACAAACTTTTCTCCAGAACGTTTAAAGATACCTTTGGAATGACTCCGGACGAATATCGTAAAAATCCGCAAACACTCAACAGAATGACCAAACCAGAGTTATTGCTACGATATACTCTCATTGACGAGGGGGTTCCGCTTATCACTGATGGCATTGTTCTTGAAATTAACAGGCGTCAACTTACAGAACCAATCCAATTTATCGGCCTTAAAAAGAAGATGCCTGCTCAGTTTGTAGAAGGATTGGGAATCGAATCCGGTGTGAACGCATTGGATACACTTTGGCGAAAATTTCATAATCAAAAGACAGCTGAGCTTGGACTTGCTGCAGATGCAGAGGAAATAGGTGTATCCTATCCCTGCACTGACACAAAATTTTTTAATTATTTTGCAGGAGCAAAAGCAGAAACAACGGCAATCACAAACAGCTGTGCTAACTGGGAGCTGCCGAAGGGAGACTATATTGTATGTTCATTTGAAGCTGAAAACTTTGAATTGCTGGTAATGGATGCGCTTCACAAATCAAATCAATATCTCTTTTCCACATGGTTACCAAAGCACAATCTACAAATAGAACCTTTTGGTGCAGAGCGCTACAAAAGCCACACTCCGGAAACTACAAGCATGGAAATATGGCTAAAAATAGCTAAATAA
- a CDS encoding bifunctional transcriptional activator/DNA repair enzyme AdaA — MTNEEKWKAVIKNNADSDGKFFYAVKTTRIFCRPSCKSKSPLKTNVVFFDNKLQAMDAGYRPCKRCRPDLLEFFPTEELTQKAKDVIDTHFDDNEKLTKHIKNLGVNKSYLNKLFLQSYGKTMTEYLRFVRIKKAKEMLLEGAAIVDSVFECGFGSMSAFYSNFKKETGYSPKNFLVITKNNL, encoded by the coding sequence ATGACAAATGAAGAAAAATGGAAAGCGGTAATTAAAAATAATGCTGACAGTGATGGTAAATTTTTTTATGCAGTTAAAACTACAAGGATTTTTTGCAGACCATCTTGCAAATCAAAATCTCCTCTTAAAACTAATGTAGTTTTCTTTGATAATAAACTGCAGGCAATGGACGCCGGATATCGCCCCTGTAAAAGATGCCGGCCTGATCTTCTGGAGTTCTTCCCGACAGAGGAATTGACTCAGAAAGCTAAAGATGTGATAGATACGCATTTTGACGATAATGAAAAGCTTACAAAACATATTAAAAATCTGGGTGTGAACAAAAGCTACCTGAATAAATTATTTCTACAATCCTATGGTAAAACAATGACGGAATATCTGCGTTTTGTGCGGATAAAGAAAGCTAAAGAAATGCTGCTTGAAGGAGCAGCTATTGTTGATAGTGTTTTTGAATGTGGTTTTGGAAGTATGTCTGCCTTTTACTCGAACTTTAAAAAAGAAACAGGATATTCTCCAAAAAATTTTTTAGTAATAACAAAAAATAATTTATAA
- a CDS encoding (Fe-S)-binding protein, which produces MMKTYFNPGCALSIYKPEVENKIIEFLNKNYGEVELHKVCCRHNPQLKSGSLIINVCAGCDRRFRSLYEGISTISLWEVLDKLDTFQYPDYKGLELSVHDPCPIREKPQVHEAVRNLLKKMNINIIEAEFSGTRSICCGDDFYPKMPVKKVREKMKKRADSMPCDEVCVYCVSCVKSMHIGGKKPRHLIDLLMMEITEPQIYDTVKWHEQLQDYIDKH; this is translated from the coding sequence ATGATGAAAACGTATTTTAATCCGGGCTGTGCTTTGAGCATATATAAGCCTGAAGTTGAAAATAAAATTATAGAATTCTTGAATAAAAACTATGGGGAAGTTGAATTGCATAAAGTGTGCTGTCGTCATAACCCGCAGCTTAAATCAGGTTCGCTGATTATCAATGTATGTGCTGGATGCGACAGGCGCTTTAGAAGCTTATATGAGGGTATATCAACCATTTCTTTATGGGAAGTGCTTGATAAATTGGATACATTTCAATATCCTGACTACAAAGGTTTAGAGCTATCGGTGCATGACCCTTGTCCAATTCGTGAAAAGCCTCAAGTACATGAGGCAGTGCGTAACCTTCTTAAGAAAATGAACATTAATATTATAGAAGCAGAATTTTCAGGCACAAGATCGATATGCTGCGGAGATGACTTTTACCCTAAAATGCCTGTTAAAAAGGTTCGCGAAAAAATGAAAAAACGAGCAGACTCAATGCCTTGCGACGAAGTTTGTGTATACTGCGTTTCATGTGTGAAGTCAATGCATATTGGAGGGAAAAAACCTAGACATTTAATTGACCTTCTAATGATGGAAATAACTGAACCACAGATATATGATACTGTAAAATGGCACGAACAATTGCAAGATTATATTGATAAACACTAA
- a CDS encoding helix-turn-helix transcriptional regulator, translating to MKNRIKELREKKGLTQEQLGNLIGTSRQAVNAIETEKFEPSIWIAYDIAKAFGCTIEEVFLFEESTKKSRAERSRGGL from the coding sequence ATGAAAAATCGTATTAAAGAATTACGAGAGAAAAAAGGGCTGACACAGGAACAATTGGGCAATTTAATAGGCACATCTAGACAAGCTGTTAATGCCATTGAAACAGAGAAGTTTGAACCATCTATATGGATTGCATATGACATTGCAAAGGCGTTTGGGTGTACAATTGAGGAAGTTTTTTTGTTTGAGGAAAGCACTAAAAAATCACGTGCCGAAAGAAGCAGGGGGGGATTATAA
- a CDS encoding DMT family transporter, whose protein sequence is MNSRTKGIFHILLAGLAFAFMGLFIRLSGDLPAIQKSFFRNLIAFAVTFSIFIKNGEKIQIKKENYKFLILRSTFGTIGIICNFYALDHMVLSDASMLNKLSPFFVIIFSYFILKERITIFQGLMVLTAFLGAVFIVKPTGNISSFPAIIAALGGMGAGAAYTMVRLLGKRGVEKKIIIMFFSGFSCIASIPFMLGRFAPMSLNQLLLLICAGIMATVGQFAITKAYFYAPAKEISIYDYSQIIFSALIGFAFLQQIPDLHSVLGYVIICFSAVSMYLYNSRHVEA, encoded by the coding sequence ATGAATTCAAGAACAAAAGGGATTTTTCACATTTTACTGGCGGGGTTGGCTTTCGCCTTTATGGGTCTATTTATACGTCTGTCCGGAGATTTGCCGGCAATACAAAAAAGCTTTTTCAGAAATCTTATTGCTTTTGCTGTAACTTTTAGTATATTTATCAAAAACGGAGAAAAAATACAGATCAAAAAAGAGAATTACAAGTTTCTTATTTTGAGATCTACATTCGGCACCATAGGAATTATATGCAATTTTTATGCTCTTGATCACATGGTTTTATCAGATGCTTCCATGCTGAATAAGCTGTCACCGTTTTTTGTTATCATATTTTCTTATTTTATTTTAAAAGAAAGGATTACTATATTCCAAGGATTAATGGTTTTAACCGCCTTTTTAGGAGCAGTTTTTATAGTAAAACCTACGGGAAACATAAGCAGCTTTCCGGCAATAATAGCAGCACTTGGCGGAATGGGTGCCGGAGCAGCTTATACAATGGTGCGATTATTGGGAAAAAGAGGCGTTGAAAAGAAAATCATCATTATGTTTTTTTCCGGCTTTTCATGCATTGCAAGCATTCCCTTCATGCTGGGAAGATTTGCACCAATGTCCTTAAACCAGCTATTACTTCTTATTTGCGCTGGAATAATGGCAACTGTCGGACAATTTGCGATAACCAAGGCATATTTTTATGCTCCTGCCAAGGAAATATCCATATATGATTACTCTCAAATTATATTCTCAGCATTAATAGGCTTTGCTTTTTTGCAACAGATTCCGGATCTTCACAGCGTATTAGGCTATGTTATTATATGCTTTTCCGCAGTCAGCATGTATTTATATAATAGCAGGCATGTTGAAGCTTAG
- a CDS encoding IS110 family transposase: protein MNYNTQNAKLGTITEKTLVVGIDVGSELHYARAFDWRGYEYSKKAFSFSNTEAGFNSFLAWMHELGEKHEKQAVLPGMEPTGHYWFALGKFLQDNGMRPVLVNPHHVKKSKELDDNNPTKTDRKDPKVIAGLINEGRFSYPYLPEGVYAELRTASNLRFQAQEELTRVLNRIARWFSIYFPEYKDVYGKKDAKSGLMILAQAPLPADIAALGVEGVNKIWRDAKLRGAGRKRAKTLVAAAEHSIGSQEGLTAARMEIKNLLSDYEVYSKRVNELMALIEDLMSGISYTDKLLEIKGIGSKTVSGFIAEVGDIRRFDNPKQIQKLAGYALVENSSGKHKGETTISRRGRKRLRYLLFEVAMSLVGKNKEFRELHHYYTTRQNNPLKKMQSLIAVACKLLRVIYKILTTGVSYDPVKMLGDIKRPPISAQAA, encoded by the coding sequence ATGAATTATAACACACAGAACGCAAAATTAGGAACTATTACAGAAAAAACTTTAGTGGTTGGTATTGATGTCGGAAGTGAACTACACTATGCCAGAGCTTTTGACTGGAGAGGTTATGAGTACTCAAAGAAGGCCTTCTCATTCAGTAATACAGAAGCTGGATTTAACAGTTTTTTGGCATGGATGCATGAACTGGGAGAAAAGCATGAGAAACAGGCTGTACTTCCAGGGATGGAGCCAACAGGACACTACTGGTTTGCACTAGGAAAGTTCCTACAGGACAACGGCATGAGACCGGTGCTTGTCAATCCTCATCACGTAAAGAAATCCAAAGAACTAGATGATAACAATCCAACAAAGACTGATCGCAAGGATCCGAAAGTAATCGCAGGACTAATCAATGAGGGGCGATTCTCTTACCCTTACCTTCCGGAAGGTGTCTATGCAGAGCTTAGGACGGCTTCAAACCTGAGATTTCAGGCGCAGGAGGAACTTACAAGAGTTCTTAATAGGATTGCAAGATGGTTCAGCATTTACTTTCCAGAGTATAAAGACGTTTATGGGAAGAAAGATGCAAAAAGCGGATTGATGATTTTAGCACAGGCACCATTGCCAGCAGACATTGCAGCGTTAGGTGTGGAAGGAGTGAACAAAATCTGGCGGGACGCAAAGCTGAGAGGCGCTGGACGAAAGAGGGCAAAGACCTTGGTAGCAGCTGCAGAGCATAGCATTGGCAGTCAGGAAGGTTTGACAGCAGCACGTATGGAAATAAAAAATCTGCTCAGTGATTATGAGGTTTATAGTAAAAGAGTCAATGAACTAATGGCTCTAATAGAAGACTTGATGAGTGGAATTTCATACACAGATAAGTTGCTGGAAATTAAAGGTATTGGAAGTAAGACCGTATCTGGATTTATAGCTGAAGTGGGTGACATAAGACGTTTTGATAACCCAAAACAGATACAGAAGCTAGCAGGATATGCACTGGTGGAGAACAGTTCTGGAAAACATAAGGGCGAGACAACGATAAGCAGACGTGGTCGCAAGAGACTGAGATATCTGCTGTTTGAGGTTGCAATGTCATTAGTTGGAAAAAATAAAGAGTTCAGGGAACTGCACCATTATTATACGACCAGACAGAATAATCCATTGAAGAAGATGCAGTCGCTGATTGCAGTTGCCTGTAAGTTGCTTAGGGTGATTTACAAGATTCTAACAACAGGAGTCAGCTATGATCCTGTAAAAATGCTTGGAGACATCAAGAGACCACCGATATCAGCACAGGCAGCATAA
- a CDS encoding alpha/beta-type small acid-soluble spore protein — translation MNNPKNSISAEAKQALQQFKMEVSRELSIANPQEKNRANMTSRQNGYVGGYAEKGQSIK, via the coding sequence ATGAATAATCCAAAAAATTCAATATCTGCTGAAGCGAAACAAGCATTACAGCAATTTAAAATGGAAGTTTCAAGAGAACTAAGCATAGCAAACCCTCAGGAAAAAAATCGCGCAAACATGACATCCAGGCAAAACGGTTATGTTGGAGGATATGCCGAAAAAGGGCAGTCAATTAAATAG
- a CDS encoding MarR family winged helix-turn-helix transcriptional regulator, which yields MINGAELLLSLQTITRLFEKYGKQACDLLELNMTEMRVLMFLINNPDKDTASDIVNLFFFPKASVSITIDTLIKKGYLERLPDKNDRRRIHLNVIKDIDMLKEIFVSLKNNFFSQLYTGFTEEEINQHQKFYERIVNNAINGLNEE from the coding sequence ATGATTAACGGTGCAGAATTACTTTTGAGTCTTCAAACCATTACGAGATTATTTGAAAAATACGGAAAGCAGGCTTGTGATCTACTTGAGTTGAATATGACGGAAATGAGAGTGTTGATGTTTCTTATTAACAATCCTGATAAGGATACAGCAAGTGACATAGTCAATTTATTTTTTTTCCCAAAAGCAAGCGTATCAATTACCATTGATACACTAATAAAAAAAGGTTACTTGGAAAGATTACCCGACAAGAATGATCGCAGACGCATTCATCTAAATGTGATTAAAGATATAGACATGCTTAAAGAAATTTTTGTTTCATTAAAAAACAACTTCTTTTCACAGTTATATACAGGTTTTACTGAAGAAGAAATAAATCAGCACCAAAAATTTTATGAAAGAATAGTTAATAATGCTATAAACGGACTTAATGAGGAGTAA